One window of the Chryseobacterium sp. CY350 genome contains the following:
- a CDS encoding response regulator: MINHFNSNNHFLDQQNNDKLTSFEKKYTDIFELLVYAAAKMTGTELCTMSIISDGQVYVLASSDASHNQIYLQNLRFQLGDETSVYEFKSAEFKFHRSYSIPDLGDNLVAHLNLFDREKKNLDIAEEELLNKILNQASKWYLCNSDDVTARKKTESEILPAKESADQAYVLKSEFVANMSHEIRTPLNGIIGFTELLLETSLDETQRQYLDVINQSGVSLYSIINDILDFSKLDKQKLQLNLDKVEIEELVSEAFNIVSYHNNKKRLEILIDIDDAIPTYIWTDTMRLKQVFVNLLSNALKFTEKGEIVLYVKVINDLGKGKKLMRFGVHDTGIGINKEKQSEIFEAFSQEDISITKRYGGTGLGLTISNQILALLDSVLQVESEQGTGSDFFFDLQLDTGEEEYDLSLSGIKKVLIVDDNENNRNILKRMLERKDIEVTECDSGLKAILLIMDKSEYDVIIMDYHMPIMDGIETIRKMKNIIPATTDAAPYIVLYSSSDDTNLQDACAELEIENRLVKPIRMKQMYQILSTLKSSQKKKPEQIKNVVNKVSTHEIKILIADDNAVNLLLTKTYLKDILPQAIIIEAKDGVEAVEEYQRNSLDLILMDIQMPQLNGIEATKKIRGMEKNIEIPIIALTAGSLPGEKEKCMQAGMSDFLTKPLLKQTLTFMIRKWFGKEIDKK, translated from the coding sequence ATGATAAACCATTTTAATAGCAATAATCATTTTTTGGATCAGCAAAATAATGATAAATTGACTTCCTTCGAAAAAAAATATACCGATATTTTTGAACTATTGGTGTATGCCGCTGCTAAGATGACTGGCACAGAGCTTTGCACCATGAGTATTATTTCGGACGGGCAAGTGTATGTTCTGGCTTCCAGTGATGCTTCCCATAACCAGATTTATCTTCAGAATCTTCGCTTTCAATTGGGTGATGAGACTTCAGTTTATGAGTTTAAGAGCGCGGAATTTAAATTTCATAGAAGTTATTCCATCCCGGATCTTGGAGACAATCTTGTTGCTCATTTAAATTTATTTGACAGGGAAAAGAAAAATTTGGACATAGCAGAGGAGGAGTTATTGAATAAGATACTGAATCAAGCGTCAAAATGGTATTTGTGTAATTCAGACGATGTTACCGCAAGAAAAAAAACGGAGAGTGAGATCTTACCCGCAAAAGAATCAGCAGATCAAGCTTATGTTTTGAAATCTGAGTTTGTGGCCAATATGAGTCACGAGATCAGAACCCCGTTAAATGGAATTATCGGTTTTACCGAGCTCCTTCTGGAAACCAGCCTCGATGAAACGCAGAGGCAGTACTTGGATGTTATCAACCAATCCGGAGTATCGCTATACAGCATCATCAACGATATTTTGGATTTTTCAAAATTAGATAAGCAAAAACTTCAGCTGAACCTTGATAAAGTTGAGATAGAGGAACTGGTTTCAGAAGCTTTCAATATTGTTTCGTATCACAATAATAAAAAACGGTTAGAAATACTCATTGATATTGATGATGCCATCCCAACGTACATCTGGACTGATACAATGCGCTTAAAACAGGTCTTTGTAAACCTTTTGAGCAATGCCCTAAAATTTACCGAGAAGGGGGAGATCGTATTATATGTTAAAGTTATAAACGATTTAGGAAAAGGAAAAAAGCTCATGCGGTTTGGAGTTCACGATACAGGTATTGGAATTAATAAGGAAAAACAGTCTGAAATTTTCGAAGCATTTTCACAGGAAGATATCAGTATTACCAAAAGATATGGCGGTACGGGTCTGGGACTGACTATTTCCAACCAAATCTTAGCACTTCTAGACAGTGTTTTACAGGTAGAAAGTGAACAAGGAACGGGGAGTGACTTTTTCTTCGATTTGCAGTTGGATACTGGGGAAGAGGAATATGATTTAAGCTTAAGCGGTATCAAAAAAGTTCTGATAGTAGACGATAATGAAAACAATCGGAATATTCTGAAAAGGATGCTGGAACGAAAAGATATTGAAGTAACGGAATGCGATAGCGGCTTGAAAGCAATACTTCTGATCATGGATAAGTCTGAATATGATGTGATAATTATGGATTATCATATGCCAATTATGGATGGGATTGAAACAATCAGAAAAATGAAAAATATAATTCCTGCTACTACTGATGCAGCGCCGTATATTGTTTTGTATAGTTCTTCTGATGATACTAATTTACAGGATGCGTGTGCTGAACTGGAGATAGAAAATCGACTGGTTAAACCGATTCGTATGAAACAGATGTACCAGATTTTGTCTACCTTAAAAAGTTCTCAAAAGAAAAAACCGGAGCAAATAAAAAATGTGGTAAATAAAGTCAGCACTCACGAAATAAAAATTTTGATTGCTGATGATAATGCTGTTAATTTGCTGCTTACTAAAACCTATTTAAAGGATATTCTTCCTCAGGCTATAATTATTGAGGCAAAAGATGGAGTAGAAGCAGTTGAAGAATACCAAAGAAATAGTTTAGATCTTATTTTAATGGATATTCAGATGCCGCAGCTCAATGGCATTGAGGCTACCAAAAAGATAAGAGGGATGGAAAAAAATATTGAAATTCCTATTATTGCGTTAACGGCGGGCAGTCTTCCTGGTGAAAAAGAAAAATGTATGCAAGCCGGCATGTCGGATTTTTTAACTAAACCTTTACTGAAGCAAACCCTGACGTTTATGATTCGGAAATGGTTTGGTAAAGAAATAGATAAAAAGTAA
- a CDS encoding sensor histidine kinase produces the protein MDDLTNELQIKVEKLENEINFKNGLISIMSHDSKEMFGNFLWLIEALEEKTISEEDFHKMLPHLKKDAQKNLRTVQDSTAWLKTQYGDFKIKPVKIMVMDLFHQLEEKYATSLKEKNINFLFKGDQNAVLTTDRLLLEYVLDKIFNNAIKYSFPGQDIYLQQVSVNNQIVLSVVDSGTGIEQKYLSTIYSYDNPVFQGTAGEKGVGLSLKIAKNFISLMQGNIDIISSEKGTTVSLFLPNFSE, from the coding sequence ATGGATGATCTTACTAACGAACTACAGATAAAAGTAGAAAAGCTCGAAAACGAAATCAATTTCAAAAACGGACTGATCTCAATAATGTCTCATGACTCAAAGGAGATGTTTGGAAATTTTCTGTGGCTTATAGAAGCGCTGGAAGAAAAGACTATAAGTGAGGAAGATTTTCATAAGATGTTGCCCCACCTGAAAAAAGATGCTCAGAAAAACCTACGGACTGTGCAGGATAGCACAGCTTGGTTAAAAACACAATATGGCGACTTTAAAATTAAGCCTGTAAAAATCATGGTGATGGATCTTTTTCACCAGCTAGAAGAAAAATATGCTACATCATTAAAAGAAAAAAACATTAATTTTCTTTTCAAAGGAGATCAAAATGCAGTTCTTACAACCGATCGCCTGTTGTTAGAATACGTTTTAGATAAAATTTTCAATAATGCGATAAAATATTCGTTTCCTGGTCAAGATATTTATTTACAGCAAGTTTCGGTAAATAATCAGATTGTACTTTCTGTGGTTGATTCCGGAACGGGAATCGAACAAAAGTACTTATCTACGATTTACAGCTATGATAATCCCGTATTTCAGGGTACTGCTGGAGAAAAAGGTGTAGGATTGAGTTTGAAAATTGCAAAAAATTTCATATCCTTGATGCAGGGAAATATTGACATCATATCATCTGAAAAAGGAACCACTGTTTCCCTATTTTTACCTAACTTTAGTGAATGA
- a CDS encoding response regulator: MKALKLNVRIVVADDHGIVRMGLIQTVKRLKPEAVIFEVEDYKSLYKVILNEELDLAIMDVNMPNGTVQEAIDYIKIHQPDLKILIFSSQDEELYGMRYLKMGAGGYLSKQSSTEVIETALTAMLSTGRYASNDVKEAIFLESINGSTKKTALESLSDRELQIANKLAEGIPLKELSNHLNLHQSTVSTYKNRLFEKLKIRSIPELVEILRLYNH, from the coding sequence ATGAAGGCTTTAAAATTAAATGTTCGTATTGTAGTAGCAGATGATCATGGTATCGTTCGGATGGGTTTGATTCAAACGGTCAAAAGACTCAAGCCGGAAGCGGTTATCTTCGAAGTGGAGGATTACAAATCATTGTATAAAGTAATTCTGAACGAAGAATTGGATTTGGCTATTATGGATGTTAATATGCCTAACGGTACAGTTCAGGAAGCGATAGATTATATAAAAATACATCAACCTGATTTAAAAATTCTCATATTCTCTTCGCAGGATGAAGAGTTGTATGGGATGAGATATTTAAAAATGGGTGCTGGTGGTTATCTTAGCAAGCAGAGTTCCACTGAGGTGATTGAAACTGCTTTGACAGCGATGCTCAGTACCGGCCGATATGCAAGTAACGATGTGAAGGAAGCTATCTTTTTAGAATCAATAAATGGTTCAACAAAAAAAACAGCTCTTGAATCTCTTTCAGATCGCGAGTTGCAAATTGCTAATAAGCTTGCAGAAGGTATACCCCTCAAAGAACTTTCAAATCATTTAAATCTCCACCAATCTACTGTTAGCACTTATAAAAACAGGCTTTTTGAGAAGCTGAAAATACGATCCATACCTGAACTGGTCGAGATACTAAGATTGTATAATCATTAA
- a CDS encoding VOC family protein has product MNLVSIRIITADVEALIKFYEHITKATIKRFTPDFAELQTKTATLSIGSINTLQFFGGDSVAQAAKNRTAIIDFKVVDVEKEYNRLAPFLEPFIVQKPTIMPWGNNSLLFRDPDGNLVNLFTPITLKPNKKLAPTN; this is encoded by the coding sequence ATGAATTTAGTATCTATTAGAATAATTACTGCAGATGTAGAGGCCTTAATAAAATTTTATGAACACATCACAAAAGCGACTATTAAACGCTTTACTCCTGACTTCGCAGAATTACAGACGAAAACAGCTACTTTGTCTATTGGAAGTATTAATACACTTCAGTTTTTCGGTGGTGATAGTGTAGCTCAGGCGGCTAAAAACCGTACAGCAATTATTGATTTTAAGGTTGTGGATGTAGAAAAAGAATATAATAGATTAGCACCTTTTTTAGAACCATTTATTGTCCAAAAGCCAACGATAATGCCTTGGGGAAATAATTCTCTATTATTTAGAGATCCTGATGGAAATTTGGTCAACTTATTTACTCCAATTACATTGAAACCGAATAAGAAACTTGCGCCTACAAATTAA